GGGTACGCCGGTGCCGGCCCCACTCCGGACGAGAGCATCTACAAGGCACTCGGTGACCAGATGGCCGCGCAGAACGGGTACGACAGCCAGTTCAGCTACGAGCTGTACGACACCACCGGCACCACCGAGGACTGGTCGTACTACGCGACCGGCGGTCTCGGCTTCACCTTCGAGCACGGGGCGAACAGCTTCCACCCGGCGTTCTCGAACGTCGTGAACTACTACTTCGGCACCGGCAGTACGGCGGGCAAGGGCAACCGCTCGGCCTTCCTGCTCGCGGCCGAGTCCACCATCAACCCGGCCCGGCACTCGATCGTCACCGGCTCGGGCCCGGCCGGCGCGGTACTCCGGCTGAAGAAGTCGTTCACCACCAAGACCTGGAACGGCACGCAGCTGCCCGACGTACTGGACTCCACGATGGTGGTCCCGGCCGGCGGCACCTACACCTGGCACACCAACCCGTCGACCCGGCCGACCGTCGTCCAGCAGGGCGGCACCGAGTCGTGGACGCTGACCTGTGAACGCCCGTCCGGTCAGGTCCTGGAGACCCGGCAGGTCACGGTCGCCCGCGGCGCGAGCGTGACGGCGAACCTGACGACCTGCGCGGCCGGCTTCTAGCTCGAGGTCGACTCCCGGATCGTCAACGTGTGCGGCACGGTGAGGTCGCGGCGCGCGGCCTCACCGTTGCCGGCGATCCGGTCGAGCAGCAGCTCGACGGCGTGGTCGGCGAGCCATTCCATGTCCGGCGCGATCGTGGTCAGCGACGGCGAGTGGTACCGGCCGTCCTCGATGTCGTCGAAACCGACCACGGCGACGTCGTCCGGCACCGACAAGCCGGCGTCGGCGAGCGTCCGCAGGGCTCCGAGGGCCAGCAGGTCGTTGAAGCAGAACACCGCGTCCGGCGGCTCCGGCAGCGCGAGCAGCTCGCGCATCGAGGCGGCGCCGTCCTCGCGGTGGTATCCGGTCCCGGCCAGCTCCAGCGCCGGGTCGTGCGCGATCCCGGCGGCCTTCAAGGCCTTCCGGTAACCGCGACGGCGGACCGATCCGGTGCCCGCGCCCCCACCGACCCCGATCGCGGCGATCCGCCGCCGGCCGAGCGAGATCAGGTGCGTCGTCGCGTCGTACGACGCCTGGACCGAGTCGACCGCGACCCGGTCGAGCCGGCCGCCGGCGTCGCGCTCGCCGAGCAGCACGATCGGCTTGGCCGTCTCGGTCTCGCCGATCCGGGCCGGCGAGGTGGTGATCGGGGAGAAGATGATGCCGTCGATCAGCTGGCCGCGCATCCCGTCCAGGACCAGCTTCTCGGCCGCCGCCTCGCCCTCGGTCTGGTCGATCAGCACGGTGATCCCGCGCTTCTTGGCCGCCCGGGAGATCGCCGCGCCGAGCTCGGCGAAGTACGGCGACGCCATCTCGGGGATCGCCAGCGCGATGAAGTCCGAGCGGCCCTTGCGCAGCGACCGGGCGCTGACGTTCGGCCGGTAGTCGAGCTCCTCGATCGCCGCCTGGACCTTGGCCCGGGTCTGCGAGGTGATGTGCGGGTAGTCGTTGATGACGTTCGACACCGTCTTCACCGAGACGCCGGCCCGTGCCGCCACGTCGCTCAGCCTCGTCACCATCGTGGTCCCTTCCCCTGCTCGCTCGGCCAGAGTCTGTCACGGCCGTTCCGCAGACCGGACCAGCCCGTGAGTGGTCAGCTCTTGCCAGCGGATGTCAATCGTTGTAAAAATCCCCCAACACCAGATTCGGTAAACGTTGTAAAGATCGCAAGGGGGAAAACCAGTGGCACGTCTCGCCGTCGACCCCGCATTCGTGGTCGGGAGCCTGGACCGGCGCCTGTTCGGCTCGTTCGTCGAGCACATGGGCCGCTGCGTCTACACCGGGATCTACGAACCGGACCATCCGGACGCCGACCGGGACGGGTTCCGGACCGACGTCCTGGCGCTGGTCCGCGAGCTCGGGGTGACCGCGATCCGCTACCCGGGCGGCAACTTCGTCTCCAACTACGACTGGGAGGACGGCGTCGGCCCGAAGCAGGACCGGCCGCGCAAGCTGGACCTGGCCTGGCGGGCGATCGAGCCGAACCAGTTCGGCACCGACGAGTTCGTCGCCTGGTCGCGCAAGGCCGGCGTGGACCCGATCTGGGCGGTCAACCTGGGCACACGGGGGATCCAGGCGGCCGTCGAGCTGCTGTCGTACTGCAACCTCCCGGCCGGCACCGAGCTGCCCGACCGGCGGGTCGCGAACGGGACGAAGGAGCCGCACGACATCCGGGTCTGGTGCCTGGGCAACGAGATGGACGGTCCCTGGCAGATCGGCCACAAGACCGCCGACGAGTACGCCCGGCTGGCCGAGGAGACCGCGAACGCGATGCGCCGGGTCGACCCGGGCCTCGAGCTGGTCGCCTGCGGGTCGAGCAACGCGCAGATGGAGACGTTCGGCGACTGGGAGCGCACGGTGCTCGAGCGCACCTACGACCTGGTCGACCACATCAGCCTGCACGCGTACTACGAACCGAAGAACGGCGACCAGGCCAGCTTCCTGGCGGCCGCCGAGGAGATGGACGCGATGATCACGTCGATCGTCGCCACGGCCGACCACGTCAAGGCGCTGAAGCGCAGCGACAAGGAGATCACGCTCTCCTTCGACGAGTGGAACGTCTGGTACCAGCAGCGTTTCCCCGGCGAGCTCGGTCTCGACGTCCGCGAGGTCAGCCCGCTGATCGAGGACACCTACAGCGTCGACGACGCGGTCGTGGTCGGCAGCCTGCTGATCACGCTGCTCCGGCACGCCGACCGGGTGAAGATCGCTTGCCTCGCGCAACTGGTCAACGTGATCGGCCCGATCCGGACCGAGCCCGGTGGCCGCGCCTGGCGGCAGACCACGTTCCACCCGTTCGCGCTCACGGCCCAGTACGCCGGTTCGACCGTCCTGCGGACCGAGATCGCCGGGCCGACCGTCCACACCGCCCGGTACGGCGACGTACCGGCCCTGTGGAGCACGGCGACGTACGAGGAGAGCACCGGCGAGGTGGTGCTCTTCGTGGTGAACCGCAGTGAAACCGAAACCCTCGACCTCGAGGTCCCGCTGCACGCGCTGGGACCGCTGCACCTGACCGAGCACCTCGGTCTGTACGACGACGACCGGTCAGCGGCGAACACCGCCGCCGAGCCGGACCGGGTCGTCCCCCGACCGGTCGACGGGACCGGCATCGACAACGGCATCTGCCGCGCCACGCTGCCTCCGGCCTCGTGGCACATGATCAGGCTCTCCCCTGGAGGTACACGGTGAACACCATCAACCGGCGACTCGTGCTGGGCGGTATCGGCGCACTCGGTGCGGCAGGCATCCTGGCCGGCTGCGGCGAAGGCTCGGCGGGCAAGCCCGGCGCGGCCCCCGCCACCGGCGACGGCGGCGCGAAGGGCTACGAGGGCCCGAACGTCGAGCTGGACTTCTGGAACGGCTTCACCGGCGGTGACGGCCCGTTCATGCGCAAGCTGGTCGACCAGTTCAACACCGAGCACCCGAACGTCAAGGTCAAGATGACCGTGATGCAGTGGTCCGACTACTACACCAAGCTGCCCACCGCGGTGAGCAGCGGCCGCGGCCCGGCCGTCGCGATCATGCACGTCGACTCGCTGGCCACCAACGCCGCCCGGAACGTGATCGAGCCGCTCGACGACGTGGCCAAGGCGCTGGAACTGAAGCAGGAGGACTTCGCCGACGTGGTCTGGAAGGCCGGCGAGTACGACGGCAAGCGGTACGGCATCCCGCTCGACGTGCACCCGCTCGGGTTCTTCTACAACAAGACGCTGATGACCCAGGCCGGTCTCGACCCGGCCAAGCCGCCGGCCACCGCCGACGAGTACGCCGCCGCGCTGGACGCCCTGAAGGGCAAGGGGATCCAGGGCCACTGGGCCACGCCGTTCACGTTCACCGGTGTCCTGAGCGTGCAGGCCCTGCTCTGGCAGTACGGCGGGCAGCTGTTCAACGAGGACTCGTCGAAGACGGTCTGGCACGAGGAGCCGGGTGTGAAGGCGCTGACCTGGTTCAGCGACCTGGTCAAGAACGGGCACAGCCCGAAGAACGTCGCGCAGGACGCCGACAACATCGCGGTGATGAACGGCAAGAACGCCTTCGTCTGGAACGGCATCTGGAACATCAACACGTTCAAGGAGAAGAAGGGACTGGAGTGGGGCGTCGCCCCGCTGCCGAACATCGGCGGGACCAAGGCCGCCTGGGCCGGTTCGCACCAGTTCTGCCTCCCGAAGCTGAAGACGCCGGACCAGAACAAGTCCACCGCGGCCCGGGTGTTCGTGAACTACGTCAGCCAGAAGTCGCTGGAGTGGGCCAAGGGCGGCCAGGTGCCGGCCCGCAAGCAGGTCCGTGAGTCCGCCGACTTCAAGGCGCTGACCGATCAGGCCGCGCTGGCGACGCAGATCGACGACCTGCACTTCCCGCCGCCGGTGCCGGGCATCGGCGACGCGCTGGCCGAGCTGAACAAGGCGGTCAACGAGGCGGTGCTGCAGAAGACCGACCCCGCCAAGGCACTGGCCGACGCGGCCGCGCGGGCGGACAAGATCCTGGAGGCCAACCGCAAGAAGTACGGGGCATGAGAGGTCACGGGCGAGCCACGCCGTACCTGTTCCTCGCGCCGTACCTCGTCCTGTTCACGGTGTTCGTCCTCGGGCCGGCCGTCTTCGGCCTCTGGATGAGCCTGCACGACTGGGACTTCCAGCTGCCCGGCAAGCCGTTCGTCGGGCTGCAGAACTACAAGGATCTCTTCGACCCGCTGTCGGCGACGGCCGAGCCGTTCTGGCACGGCATGCGGGCGACCGGGATCTTCACGATCGCGTCGGTGCCGTTCCTGGTGGCGGTTCCGCTCGGTCTGGCCGTGCTGCTGAACCGCCACTTCCCGGGCCGGACGTTCTTCCGGGCGGTGTACTTCGCGCCGTACGTGCTGGGCGTGGCGGTGATCGGCTTGATGTTCCGCTACATCCTCGACACCACGTTCGGCATCCTGAACGCGTTCCTCGGGATCTTCGGCGTCCCGGAGATCGGCTGGACGACCGAGCAGCCGTACGCGTTCGTCGCGCTGGTCGCGGTGACGGTGTGGTGGACGACCGGGTTCAACGCGATCATCTACCTGGCCGGGCTGCAGGACATCCCGGCCGAGCAGTACGAGGCGGCCGAGCTCGACGGCGCGAACGGGTGGCAGAAGTTCCGCAACGTCACGCTGCCGGGACTGCGTCCGGTCACGGTGTTCATCGTGACCATCACGCTGCTGGCCAGCGCCAACATGTTCGGCCAGGCGTTGCTGATCACGCAGGGCGGACCGGGTGACACGACCACCACGGCGCTGATGGTGATCACCGACGTCGGCTTCAGCCAGTTCCGGATGGGCCAGGCCGCGGCGATGAGCTACCTGCTGGCGCTGTGCCTCGCGGTCGTCGCGCTGATCACGTTCGGACTGATGAGGGAGCGGAAGTCATGAGGCGCCGTCCGTCCGCCGCCTTCTGGGTGATGGTGGTGCTGCTGACCTTGCTGGTCGTCGTCCCGTTGCTGTGGATGGTGATCACCTCGTTCAAGTCCGTCGGGGAGGCGCAGGCCGACCCGCCGACGCTGATCCCGCAGGAGCCGAGCGGCCGTGCCTTCGGGGAGGTGCTCACCACCGGTGGGCAGAACCCGGTACTGCGATGGGCCCTCAACAGCTTCGCCGCGGCGAGCCTTCACGCCGTCCTGGTCGTCGTGGTCGCCTCGATGGCCGGCTACGCCCTGGCCCGGATGGAGTTCCGGTTCAAGAAGTTCATCTTCAGCTTCATCCTGCTGACGCTGTTCGTGCCCGGCTTCGTCTTCCTGATGCCGAACTACCTGCTGATGGACAACCTGGGCTGGCTGGACACGTTCTGGGCGCTGGTCGTGCCCGGCGCGGCCGGTGCCTTCGGGGTGTTCTTCATGCGCCAGTTCTTCCTGGCCATCCCGAGGGAGCTCGAGGAGGTCGCGCTGATCGACGGTGCGAACGCCTGGACGATCTTCACCCGGATCATCCTGCCGAACGCCCGGCCGGCCCTGGCCACGCTGACCGTGCTGTCGTTCCTGGCGAACTGGAACGACTTCGTCTGGCCGCTGTTCGTGCTCTTCAGTCCCGAACGCCTCACCCTGCCGGCCGGTCTGAGCCTGCTGCAGGGTGCCTACACGACCGACTACCCGGTGATCATGGCCGGCGCGACCGTCGCCGCCGTACCGGTCCTGATCCTGTACGTGTTCGTCCAGCGGTACGTGATCGAAGGTGTCGCGCGCAGCGGCATCAAAGGCTGAACAAACTCCCCGAGAGGAACCCGCCAGTGCCTCCCAGACGTCTCCTTGCCGCGGCCCTAGCCGTGGCAGCGGTCGCCACCGGTACGACGGCCGCTGTCGCGGCCCCGCCGCCACCGGTGACCACCACCAACGACATCTCCAAGCCCTTCGCCGACACCTTCGCCGACCCCGCGATCATCCAGGGCCGCGACGGCTACTGGTACGCCTACGCCACCTCCGACCCTCTGGTCTCCGGTGGTCCCTTCGGCCTGATGCACATGGCCAGGACCAAGGACTTCGGCTCCTGGGAGTACCTCGGCACGGTCTTCAACGACGCGACCAAGCCGTCCTGGGCCGCGCCCGGCTCGTTCTTCTGGGCGCCGGACATCCGCTACTTCGGCGGCCGGTACGTCATGTACTTCACTGTCACCGACACCGCGGCCAACCCCGGCGGCGACTACTCGATCGGCGTCGCGACCGCGCCGACGCCGGCCGGTCCGTGGACCGCGAGCGGCGGACCGGTCGTCACGCCGAAGTCCGACGGCAACGGCGGCTGGTTCAACACCATCGACCCCGCGCTGCTGACCGCGGCCGACGGCAAGCGCTACCTCTACTACGGCGGCTTCTACGGCGGCATCTCGGTCACCG
The Kribbella italica DNA segment above includes these coding regions:
- a CDS encoding extracellular solute-binding protein gives rise to the protein MNTINRRLVLGGIGALGAAGILAGCGEGSAGKPGAAPATGDGGAKGYEGPNVELDFWNGFTGGDGPFMRKLVDQFNTEHPNVKVKMTVMQWSDYYTKLPTAVSSGRGPAVAIMHVDSLATNAARNVIEPLDDVAKALELKQEDFADVVWKAGEYDGKRYGIPLDVHPLGFFYNKTLMTQAGLDPAKPPATADEYAAALDALKGKGIQGHWATPFTFTGVLSVQALLWQYGGQLFNEDSSKTVWHEEPGVKALTWFSDLVKNGHSPKNVAQDADNIAVMNGKNAFVWNGIWNINTFKEKKGLEWGVAPLPNIGGTKAAWAGSHQFCLPKLKTPDQNKSTAARVFVNYVSQKSLEWAKGGQVPARKQVRESADFKALTDQAALATQIDDLHFPPPVPGIGDALAELNKAVNEAVLQKTDPAKALADAAARADKILEANRKKYGA
- a CDS encoding carbohydrate ABC transporter permease, which gives rise to MRGHGRATPYLFLAPYLVLFTVFVLGPAVFGLWMSLHDWDFQLPGKPFVGLQNYKDLFDPLSATAEPFWHGMRATGIFTIASVPFLVAVPLGLAVLLNRHFPGRTFFRAVYFAPYVLGVAVIGLMFRYILDTTFGILNAFLGIFGVPEIGWTTEQPYAFVALVAVTVWWTTGFNAIIYLAGLQDIPAEQYEAAELDGANGWQKFRNVTLPGLRPVTVFIVTITLLASANMFGQALLITQGGPGDTTTTALMVITDVGFSQFRMGQAAAMSYLLALCLAVVALITFGLMRERKS
- a CDS encoding alpha-N-arabinofuranosidase gives rise to the protein MARLAVDPAFVVGSLDRRLFGSFVEHMGRCVYTGIYEPDHPDADRDGFRTDVLALVRELGVTAIRYPGGNFVSNYDWEDGVGPKQDRPRKLDLAWRAIEPNQFGTDEFVAWSRKAGVDPIWAVNLGTRGIQAAVELLSYCNLPAGTELPDRRVANGTKEPHDIRVWCLGNEMDGPWQIGHKTADEYARLAEETANAMRRVDPGLELVACGSSNAQMETFGDWERTVLERTYDLVDHISLHAYYEPKNGDQASFLAAAEEMDAMITSIVATADHVKALKRSDKEITLSFDEWNVWYQQRFPGELGLDVREVSPLIEDTYSVDDAVVVGSLLITLLRHADRVKIACLAQLVNVIGPIRTEPGGRAWRQTTFHPFALTAQYAGSTVLRTEIAGPTVHTARYGDVPALWSTATYEESTGEVVLFVVNRSETETLDLEVPLHALGPLHLTEHLGLYDDDRSAANTAAEPDRVVPRPVDGTGIDNGICRATLPPASWHMIRLSPGGTR
- a CDS encoding LacI family DNA-binding transcriptional regulator: MVTRLSDVAARAGVSVKTVSNVINDYPHITSQTRAKVQAAIEELDYRPNVSARSLRKGRSDFIALAIPEMASPYFAELGAAISRAAKKRGITVLIDQTEGEAAAEKLVLDGMRGQLIDGIIFSPITTSPARIGETETAKPIVLLGERDAGGRLDRVAVDSVQASYDATTHLISLGRRRIAAIGVGGGAGTGSVRRRGYRKALKAAGIAHDPALELAGTGYHREDGAASMRELLALPEPPDAVFCFNDLLALGALRTLADAGLSVPDDVAVVGFDDIEDGRYHSPSLTTIAPDMEWLADHAVELLLDRIAGNGEAARRDLTVPHTLTIRESTSS
- a CDS encoding carbohydrate ABC transporter permease, whose translation is MRRRPSAAFWVMVVLLTLLVVVPLLWMVITSFKSVGEAQADPPTLIPQEPSGRAFGEVLTTGGQNPVLRWALNSFAAASLHAVLVVVVASMAGYALARMEFRFKKFIFSFILLTLFVPGFVFLMPNYLLMDNLGWLDTFWALVVPGAAGAFGVFFMRQFFLAIPRELEEVALIDGANAWTIFTRIILPNARPALATLTVLSFLANWNDFVWPLFVLFSPERLTLPAGLSLLQGAYTTDYPVIMAGATVAAVPVLILYVFVQRYVIEGVARSGIKG